A portion of the Bacillus sp. 2205SS5-2 genome contains these proteins:
- a CDS encoding CBO0543 family protein — protein sequence MVDGVIEEISNLHISIKALNDGYIEIWKKEMVLTWRWWLNVALLILPWFFWLIFRRKECTNRLLLAGLFVYVLTSVLDSVGVAFGLWMYAYTPLPYIHSFFMPWDFSSFPVMVMFLIQYKPNANPYIKAIIFACISAFLFEPIFVQLKVYKPLHWEHYFSFPFYFLIYVIAHRVSRRGNFEKIT from the coding sequence ATGGTAGATGGTGTAATCGAAGAGATTAGCAATTTACATATATCCATAAAAGCATTGAATGATGGGTACATAGAAATTTGGAAAAAAGAAATGGTTCTTACCTGGCGTTGGTGGCTTAATGTTGCGTTGCTGATATTACCTTGGTTTTTTTGGTTGATCTTTAGAAGGAAAGAATGTACGAATCGTTTATTACTAGCTGGTTTATTTGTCTATGTCCTAACCTCTGTTCTTGATTCGGTCGGTGTCGCTTTCGGGTTATGGATGTATGCTTATACCCCTTTACCCTATATACACTCCTTTTTCATGCCATGGGATTTCAGCTCTTTTCCTGTTATGGTTATGTTTTTAATCCAATACAAGCCGAATGCGAATCCATATATAAAAGCAATTATTTTTGCGTGCATAAGTGCCTTTTTATTCGAACCTATATTTGTCCAACTGAAAGTCTATAAACCCTTACATTGGGAACATTATTTCAGTTTTCCTTTTTATTTTCTTATTTATGTAATTGCTCATCGAGTAAGTAGACGAGGGAATTTCGAAAAAATTACCTAA